In Haliaeetus albicilla chromosome 20, bHalAlb1.1, whole genome shotgun sequence, a genomic segment contains:
- the STOML3 gene encoding stomatin-like protein 3 gives MDPKREVPKKNNMEHLIADRQEGIGVCGWILVSLSFLLVLITFLISIWACIKLVIREYERVVLFCLGHILSKKAKGLGMILILPCTDTLIKVDLRTVTCNIPPQEILTKDAITTQVNGAVYYRIHSAVSAIASITDVHSATFLLAQTTLRNVLGYTEFGSAPGKEIAHSIQAILNSTMEQRGVKMAQAEIKDVRIPMAVQRPMAAKAEAAREARAKVRSTAIRGKMNASKALKQASMVLAESPAGLQLHYLQTLTTLAAENNSTIVFPLPINVLESLGQKNRGG, from the exons ATGGATCCCAAGAGAGAGGTGcccaagaaaaacaacatgGAGCATCTAATTG ctgacAGGCAGGAAGGAATTGGTGTCTGTGGCTGGATCCTGGTTTCCCTTTCATTCCTCCTGGTCCTTATTACCTTTCTGATTTCCATCTGGGCATGTATCAAGCTA gTTATCAGAGAATATGAAcgtgttgttttattttgtctggGACATATACTGTCTAAGAAAGCAAAGGGACTAG gtatgATCCTCATACTTCCATGTACAGATACATTGATCAAGGTTGATCTTAGAACAGTTACCTGTAACATTCCTCCACAAGAG ATTCTCACAAAAGATGCCATTACTACCCAAGTCAATGGGGCGGTGTACTACAGGATCCACAGTGCTGTCAGTGCCATTGCTAGCATCACTGATGTCCACTCAGCTACCTTCCTCTTGGCACAGACAACCCTAAGAAACGTTCTTGGGTACACAGAGTTTGGCTCTGCTCCTGGCAAGGAGATTGCACACAGTATCCAG GCTATCCTCAACAGCACCATGGAGCAGCGGGGAGTCAAAATGGCCCAAGCAGAGATCAAAGATGTCAGGATTCCCATGGCCGTGCAGAGGCCAATGGCAGCTAAAGCAGAGGCTGCTCGAGAGGCAAGAGCTAAGGTGAGATCCACAGCAAT CAGAGGGAAAATGAATGCTTCTAAAGCCCTCAAGCAGGCCTCCATGGTGCTGGCTGAGTCTCCAGCAGGTCTTCAGCTGCACTACCTGCAAACTTTAACAACCTTGGCAGCAGAGAATAATTCCACCATTGTCTTTCCTCTCCCTATAAATGTGCTTGAGAGTTTGGGGCAGAAAAATAGAGGGGGATAG